Below is a window of Deinococcus aerolatus DNA.
CCAGACACACCACCGCGTCGTAGCGGCCGCTCTCGGCCAGTTTGCGTGCCACCAGCGGCACCTCGTAGGCCCCTGGAACGAGGTAATGGTCCAGCTGCCCGGTGGCGCCGCCATGCTGTACGAAGGCCAGCTCCGCGCCTTCCACCAGCCGGTCCACGATCAGGTGGTTCCAGCGCGTGCTGACAACAGCAAAGGTCATGTCGGTGGCGATCAGGTTTGCTTCGGTTCGGTTCATGGAATGCTCCTTGGGGGGGGAGACAGGTGGCACGGGCCGCCAGGGCGCGTCGCATCCGCCTCCGCACGGGTTCAGGTGTGACTGCCGTCCGTTCCAATGTGGCCCAGCCGGAGGGCCTTGGTGTTCAGGTAATGGGCATTATGTTCGTTGTGACCCGCGTGCAGGGCCACCCGCTCGACGACCTCCAGGCCGAAGCCCCCCAGGCTGCGCAGTTTGCGGGGGTTGTTGGTCAGCACACGCAGTTGCCGCGCGCCCAGCAGATGCAGCATCTGCGCGCCGATGCCGAAATCGCGGGCGTCGGCTGGAAAGCCGAGCTGTTCGTTGGCCTCGACCGTATCCGCACCGCCGTCTTGCAGATGGTAGGCCCGGATCTTGTTCAGCAGGCCGATGCCCCGGCCTTCCTGCCGCAGGTAGACCAGAACGCCCCGGCCCTCGGCGGCGATGGCCTGCATCGCTGCGTCGCGCTGCGCGCCGCAGTCGCAGCGCAGCGAGTGGAAGCCGTCTCCAGTCAGGCACTCGCTGTGCACGCGCACCAGCAGCGGCTCCGGCGTGACCTCACCCATCACCAGCGCCACATGCTCCGCGCCGCTGACCGTGTCCTCGAAGCCCACGATGCGGAAGGAGCCGTACGTGGTAGGCAACTCGGCCTCGGCCACCTGCAGCATGAAGGGATCGTGCTGCATGCGGTAGGCGATCAGCGCCTCGATGCTGCCCACCTTCAGGCCGTGCTTCGCCCCGAAGGTCAGCAGGTCCGGCAGGCGGCTCATCTCGCCGTCGTCTCCCATGATCTCGCAGATCACGCCCACCGGGGCAAAACCGGCCAACCGCGCCAGATCACACGCGGCCTCGGTGTGGCCCGCGCGGCGCAGGACCCCGCCGGGCCGCGCCACTAGCGGAAAGACATGGCCGGGACGGCGGAAGTCCGTGGGCCGCGCCGCGTCGTCCATCAGCGCCGCGATGGTAGCGGCGCGGTCAAAGGCGCTGATGCCGGTGGTGTTGCCGGTGTGGTCCACACTGACCGTAAAGGCTGTGCCGTTCGGATCCGTGCTGCGGCCCACCATGGGGGTCAGGTCAAGCTGCCCGGCGCGCTCCGGGGTCAGGGTCACGCAGATCAGGCCCCGGCCCTCGCGCGCCATGAAGTTGATCCACTGCGGCGTCGCCGTCGCTGCGGGCATCAGCAGGTCACCCTCGTTCTCACGGCGCTCGTCGTCCACCAGAATGACGGGGCGGCCCTCCTGCAACTCCAGCAGCAGTTCAGCCACCGGGGCCAGGACCAGGGGCGACGCCGTCACGCGCCGACCTGCTGGGCGTCACGGCCTGCCCCCTCTGGGGTGGGCGGCGTCCAGTCCCGCATCAGCAGCAGGCGCTCGGCGTACTTGGCCATCTGATCGGCCTCCAGGTTCACCTGCGTTCCGGCAGCCCAGGTGTGCAGGGTGGTCACGTCCAGCGTGTGTGGCACCAGCCACAGCGTGAACTCGTCGGCGCGCAGGTCGGCGCGGCTGCCCGCCGGGCCACCCACGTCCACCACGGTCAGGCTCACACCGTCCACGGTGACGCTGCCCTTGGGCACCAGGTAACGGGCCAGCGCGGCGGGGGCACGCAGGGTCATGGTGTACGCGCCGGGCCGGGCCTCGACGTTCAGCACCTCACCCACGCCGTCAACGTGGCCGCTCACCACGTGGCCGCCGAAACGGGCCTGCGCGGTCATGGCCCGCTCCAGATTCACGCGGTGCCCGTCCTGCCAGTGCGGGGCGGTTTTGGCCAGGGTCTCGCGGCTGAGGTCCACCGTGAAGCCCGCGTGGTCCCAGGCAGTCACGGTCAGGCAGGTGCCGTTCACCGCGACGCTCTCGCCCAGGGACAGGTCCGCCCACATCTCGTTCGGTTCGATGGTGACGGTCAGGTTGCCGGCGGTGTCCACGGTGCGGGCCACACGCCCGAGCTGCTCAATAATTCCAGTAAACATGGTTGACCTCGCGGCTGGCGGCGGGAAGCGGGTTCCCTGGCCAGCGTTTTTTCAGAGAAGAGTCAGAGAAGGGAGGGAAGGGCGCGTCAGAGCCGGGGAATGTCGCTCAACAGTCCCGTCACGAGGACGTCCGTGCCCAGCGTCTCCACGGTCACGTCGCGCAGGGGCTGGGACTCGTGCATGGGGCGGGCAGGCGACGTGAGCGGCGGTAGACCATGTCCCAGCAGTTTGGGAGCGATGAAGACCCGCACCTCGTCCACCAGTCCGGCGTCCAGAAAGGCGCTGAGCAGCGTTGGCCCGCCTTCCAGCAGCACGCTGGAAATATTCAGGCGGCCCAGCCCGGTGAGGGCCTCCAGGGGCGTCGCGGCCCGCACGATGGTCACGCCCGCCGCCTCAAAAGCCGATGTCTCGGCGTCGGGAGCCGTCACGAGAAGGCTGCCCGGACGCCATGCGCGGGCCTGTGAACTGGACCGGGCACGGCGATCAAACACG
It encodes the following:
- a CDS encoding riboflavin synthase; this encodes MFTGIIEQLGRVARTVDTAGNLTVTIEPNEMWADLSLGESVAVNGTCLTVTAWDHAGFTVDLSRETLAKTAPHWQDGHRVNLERAMTAQARFGGHVVSGHVDGVGEVLNVEARPGAYTMTLRAPAALARYLVPKGSVTVDGVSLTVVDVGGPAGSRADLRADEFTLWLVPHTLDVTTLHTWAAGTQVNLEADQMAKYAERLLLMRDWTPPTPEGAGRDAQQVGA
- a CDS encoding bifunctional 3,4-dihydroxy-2-butanone-4-phosphate synthase/GTP cyclohydrolase II encodes the protein MTASPLVLAPVAELLLELQEGRPVILVDDERRENEGDLLMPAATATPQWINFMAREGRGLICVTLTPERAGQLDLTPMVGRSTDPNGTAFTVSVDHTGNTTGISAFDRAATIAALMDDAARPTDFRRPGHVFPLVARPGGVLRRAGHTEAACDLARLAGFAPVGVICEIMGDDGEMSRLPDLLTFGAKHGLKVGSIEALIAYRMQHDPFMLQVAEAELPTTYGSFRIVGFEDTVSGAEHVALVMGEVTPEPLLVRVHSECLTGDGFHSLRCDCGAQRDAAMQAIAAEGRGVLVYLRQEGRGIGLLNKIRAYHLQDGGADTVEANEQLGFPADARDFGIGAQMLHLLGARQLRVLTNNPRKLRSLGGFGLEVVERVALHAGHNEHNAHYLNTKALRLGHIGTDGSHT